A genome region from Natronobeatus ordinarius includes the following:
- the rpsB gene encoding 30S ribosomal protein S2, translated as MTDDNAQQEGLDAAEEEIDEEPAEGAGPAAEPTEDVEPADVEDAEATAEAEEDEGPSLDDDVMSDEEADLLIPVEDYLGAGVHIGTQQKTKDMERFIHRVRTDGLYVLDVSKTDRRIRTAADFLANYAPEQILVTSSRQYGRFPAEKFAEAVGARARTGRFIPGTLTNPKYAGYIEPDVVVVTDPIGDAQAVKEAITVGIPVIAMCDSNNQTSNVDLVVPTNNKGRKALSVVYWLLANETLDRRGAEPAYALEDFESLV; from the coding sequence ATGACAGACGACAACGCACAACAGGAAGGGCTCGACGCTGCCGAGGAGGAGATCGACGAGGAGCCGGCCGAAGGAGCCGGCCCCGCCGCCGAACCCACCGAGGACGTCGAACCCGCAGACGTAGAGGACGCCGAGGCAACCGCCGAGGCCGAAGAAGACGAGGGACCGAGCCTCGACGACGACGTAATGTCTGACGAGGAGGCCGACCTGCTCATCCCCGTCGAGGACTACCTCGGGGCCGGTGTCCACATCGGTACCCAGCAGAAGACCAAGGACATGGAGCGCTTTATCCACCGCGTTCGGACCGACGGCCTCTACGTCCTCGACGTCTCGAAGACCGACCGACGGATCCGGACGGCCGCGGACTTCCTCGCGAACTACGCGCCCGAGCAGATCCTCGTCACCTCGAGCCGCCAGTACGGTCGCTTCCCCGCCGAGAAGTTCGCGGAAGCGGTCGGCGCTCGAGCGCGCACCGGTCGATTCATCCCCGGTACCCTCACGAACCCCAAGTACGCCGGCTACATCGAACCCGACGTGGTCGTCGTCACGGACCCGATCGGCGACGCCCAGGCCGTCAAGGAGGCCATCACCGTGGGCATCCCGGTCATCGCGATGTGTGACTCGAACAACCAGACCAGCAACGTCGACCTCGTCGTCCCGACGAACAACAAGGGTCGCAAGGCCCTCTCGGTCGTCTACTGGCTGCTCGCCAACGAGACCCTCGACCGCCGCGGCGCCGAACCGGCGTACGCGCTCGAGGACTTCGAGAGCCTGGTCTGA
- the eno gene encoding phosphopyruvate hydratase produces the protein MTLITDVRLRQVLDSRGNPTVEADVLTESGGFGRAAAPSGASTGEYEAIERPPNEAIAAARDHAVPRLVGEAYAGNQREVDAFLRAADGTDDFSEIGANSAVAISMAAAKAGADVLGAPLFQHLGGTFRGENFPIPLGNVVGGGEHAADATDIQEFLVAPVGAPNVADAVFANAAVHGEVAALLEERGVPSGKGDEGAWAPSIDDAEAFEIVEEAVETVEDDVGFEIGFGLDVAAAELYDAEEGVYEYSDTTRDGDEQIDYIAELVTEYDLVYVEDPLDENDYEAFAELTDRVGDQTLICGDDLFVTNTERLADGIEQGAANSILIKPNQIGTLTDAFDAIELATRNGYESVVSHRSGETEDATIAHLAVATDAPFIKTGAVGGERTAKLNELIRIADDAT, from the coding sequence ATGACGCTCATCACCGACGTTCGACTCCGCCAGGTGCTCGACTCGCGTGGGAACCCGACGGTCGAAGCCGACGTGCTCACCGAGAGCGGCGGATTCGGCCGTGCAGCGGCTCCCTCCGGCGCGAGCACCGGCGAGTACGAGGCGATCGAACGGCCACCGAACGAGGCGATCGCCGCAGCTCGCGACCACGCCGTCCCACGACTCGTCGGTGAGGCCTACGCGGGCAACCAGCGCGAGGTCGACGCATTCCTGCGCGCTGCCGACGGCACCGACGACTTCTCCGAGATCGGCGCCAACAGCGCGGTCGCCATCTCGATGGCCGCCGCGAAAGCCGGCGCCGACGTGCTCGGCGCGCCGCTGTTCCAGCACCTCGGCGGGACGTTCCGCGGCGAGAACTTCCCGATCCCACTCGGCAACGTCGTGGGCGGCGGCGAACACGCTGCCGACGCGACGGACATCCAGGAGTTCCTCGTCGCACCCGTCGGCGCACCGAACGTCGCCGACGCCGTCTTCGCCAACGCGGCCGTCCACGGGGAGGTGGCAGCCCTGCTCGAGGAGCGCGGCGTTCCCTCGGGCAAGGGCGACGAAGGCGCCTGGGCGCCGTCGATCGACGACGCGGAGGCGTTCGAGATCGTCGAGGAGGCTGTCGAAACGGTCGAAGACGACGTCGGCTTCGAGATCGGCTTCGGACTCGACGTCGCGGCCGCAGAGCTGTACGACGCCGAGGAAGGCGTCTACGAGTACAGCGACACGACGCGGGACGGAGACGAGCAGATCGACTACATCGCCGAGCTCGTAACCGAGTACGACCTCGTCTACGTCGAGGACCCCCTCGACGAGAACGACTACGAGGCGTTCGCCGAACTCACCGACCGCGTCGGTGACCAGACGCTGATCTGTGGCGACGACCTGTTCGTGACGAACACTGAACGGCTCGCTGACGGGATCGAACAGGGTGCGGCCAACAGCATCTTGATCAAGCCCAACCAGATCGGCACGCTCACGGACGCCTTCGACGCGATCGAACTCGCGACCCGGAACGGGTACGAATCGGTCGTCTCCCACCGGTCGGGCGAGACCGAGGACGCGACGATCGCACACCTCGCCGTGGCGACCGACGCCCCGTTCATCAAGACGGGTGCCGTCGGCGGCGAGCGAACCGCAAAGCTCAACGAGCTCATTCGAATCGCAGACGACGCGACATGA
- a CDS encoding DNA-directed RNA polymerase subunit K, translating to MQQKRYNRYEKARILGARALQVSYGAPVLIDTDQSEPILIAAEEYDAGALPFTVKRGSK from the coding sequence ATGCAACAGAAACGTTACAACCGATACGAGAAGGCACGCATCCTCGGGGCGAGAGCGCTGCAGGTGTCCTACGGCGCGCCAGTGTTGATCGACACGGACCAGTCCGAGCCGATCCTGATCGCCGCCGAAGAGTACGACGCCGGGGCGTTGCCCTTTACCGTCAAACGAGGGTCGAAATGA
- a CDS encoding DNA-directed RNA polymerase subunit N has product MMVPVRCFTCGNVVSEHWEEFENRTREGEEDPQQVLDELGVERYCCRRMLVSHVDLVDVVSPYQ; this is encoded by the coding sequence ATGATGGTACCGGTCCGGTGTTTCACGTGCGGCAACGTCGTGAGCGAACACTGGGAGGAGTTCGAGAACCGAACGCGAGAGGGCGAAGAGGACCCCCAGCAGGTCCTCGACGAACTCGGCGTCGAGCGCTACTGCTGTCGCCGAATGCTCGTCTCACACGTCGATCTCGTCGACGTCGTCTCACCGTACCAGTAA